In one Gemmatimonadaceae bacterium genomic region, the following are encoded:
- a CDS encoding oligosaccharide flippase family protein, translating to MPPAIASAATTPNSVVLARGVIWIAAARWSSQIIAWSVTLYMARLLTTREYGWAGLVSVVSSWVYSLSEFGIASTMLALRDEGLAKQRSLHTLVVLLTLGGSALIALGAIPAAAFMRDRELAPLLAVGGLLVLAQGFSAVPMALLQLRLDFRTVARIEFSRSLVNTLGVAAFALSGFRVWSLPLAALSGALVQAALSNHAVRVPFTRVRLAPLREMLAYARHIVVGRIAWLTYLDADVVMVGRAVGTTVAGQYQFAWNIATLPGEKLVNVVTAALLPFFSAIAEDLAKLRKYLLLMTEGLALVIFPVFIGIIAVADEAIPLLFGAKWQPAILPLKLLICYALIQALSSVMTNAASALRMARDVNRVPVFALLILPPCFYLAARYSSLASVALVWLVAAPAMAAWPMRLVLRRLDVRTSTFFASLITPTVASLTMLAVVAALQRWVTRPSHPMAALAVDVAAGGATYLLTLLVVFPTRVRWMIDAVNAVRASRRATG from the coding sequence GTGCCGCCGGCGATCGCGTCCGCCGCGACCACGCCGAACAGCGTCGTGCTGGCCCGTGGCGTGATCTGGATCGCGGCCGCGCGGTGGAGCTCCCAGATCATCGCCTGGTCGGTGACCCTGTACATGGCGCGCCTGCTGACCACCCGAGAGTACGGGTGGGCAGGGCTGGTGAGCGTCGTGAGCAGCTGGGTCTATTCGCTCTCGGAATTCGGCATCGCGTCGACCATGCTGGCGCTGCGCGACGAAGGGCTGGCGAAGCAGCGCTCCCTGCACACGCTGGTGGTGCTGCTGACGCTGGGGGGCAGCGCCCTGATCGCGCTCGGGGCGATCCCGGCGGCGGCCTTCATGCGCGACCGGGAACTGGCGCCCCTGCTGGCGGTGGGTGGGCTGCTGGTGCTCGCGCAGGGCTTCTCGGCCGTGCCGATGGCCCTGTTGCAGCTGCGGCTGGATTTCCGGACCGTGGCGCGCATCGAATTCTCCCGCTCCCTGGTGAACACGCTTGGCGTGGCGGCCTTCGCGCTGAGCGGATTCCGGGTCTGGTCGCTGCCACTGGCGGCGCTGTCGGGGGCGCTGGTGCAGGCGGCGCTGTCCAATCACGCGGTGCGGGTGCCGTTCACGCGCGTGCGGCTGGCGCCGCTGCGCGAGATGCTCGCGTATGCACGGCACATCGTGGTCGGGCGCATCGCGTGGCTGACCTACCTCGATGCGGACGTGGTGATGGTGGGGCGGGCGGTGGGCACGACGGTGGCGGGCCAGTACCAGTTCGCCTGGAACATCGCGACGTTGCCGGGCGAGAAGCTGGTGAATGTGGTGACGGCGGCGCTCCTGCCCTTCTTCTCGGCCATCGCCGAGGACCTCGCCAAGCTGCGGAAGTACCTGCTGCTGATGACGGAAGGGTTGGCGCTGGTGATCTTCCCGGTGTTCATCGGCATCATCGCGGTGGCGGACGAGGCCATCCCGCTGCTCTTCGGTGCCAAGTGGCAGCCGGCGATCCTGCCCCTCAAGCTGCTGATCTGCTACGCGCTGATCCAGGCACTGAGCTCCGTGATGACGAACGCCGCCTCGGCGCTGCGCATGGCCCGTGACGTGAATCGTGTGCCGGTGTTCGCGCTGCTGATCCTGCCGCCCTGCTTTTACCTGGCGGCGCGGTACTCGAGCCTGGCGTCGGTGGCGCTGGTATGGCTGGTGGCGGCGCCGGCGATGGCGGCCTGGCCGATGCGGCTGGTGCTGCGGCGTCTCGACGTGCGCACGAGCACCTTCTTCGCGAGCCTGATCACACCGACGGTGGCGTCGCTCACGATGCTGGCGGTGGTGGCGGCGCTGCAGCGCTGGGTGACGCGCCCGTCGCATCCAATGGCGGCGCTGGCCGTCGACGTGGCCGCTGGCGGCGCGACGTAC
- a CDS encoding SLBB domain-containing protein, translating into MAGRGLLVLIGLAGAAGVSGAQQSDPTLYRTRHHLDSVATLLEAAGKSAEAAAVRERLKVGDFYPGDRLVVELFGGEEPFRDTVSVRAGQEVILATMPAFSLRGVLRSEADSALVAQVKRYIQRPQIRTQPLVRLLVTGGVGRPGFVTVRGDAAVSDVVTSAGGLTSMARIGKSKVKRGSDVLVEADSLNVIFRAGMTLDQADIRAGDELLVNEKKPNNYLQLVWAISGGIGVLVSLISLSRR; encoded by the coding sequence GTGGCCGGTCGCGGTCTGCTGGTCCTGATCGGCCTGGCCGGCGCGGCAGGTGTGAGCGGTGCGCAGCAGTCGGATCCGACGCTCTATCGCACGCGGCACCACCTGGATTCGGTGGCGACGTTGCTCGAGGCGGCGGGCAAGTCGGCGGAAGCGGCAGCGGTCCGTGAGCGGCTCAAGGTCGGGGACTTCTACCCGGGCGATCGCCTCGTCGTGGAGCTGTTCGGTGGCGAGGAGCCGTTCCGCGACACGGTGTCGGTGCGCGCGGGGCAGGAAGTCATCCTGGCGACGATGCCGGCATTCAGCCTGCGCGGCGTGCTGCGGTCCGAAGCCGACTCGGCGCTCGTGGCCCAGGTGAAGCGCTACATCCAGCGTCCGCAGATCCGGACGCAGCCGCTGGTCCGCCTGCTGGTCACCGGCGGTGTCGGGCGACCGGGGTTCGTGACGGTGCGCGGTGACGCGGCGGTGTCCGACGTCGTCACCAGCGCGGGCGGGCTGACGAGCATGGCGCGCATCGGCAAGTCGAAGGTGAAGCGTGGCTCGGATGTGCTTGTGGAGGCGGACAGCCTGAACGTCATCTTCCGCGCCGGCATGACGCTCGACCAGGCCGACATCCGCGCCGGTGACGAGTTGCTCGTCAACGAGAAGAAGCCGAACAACTACCTGCAGCTGGTGTGGGCAATCTCCGGCGGGATCGGTGTGCTCGTCTCGCTGATCTCCCTGTCGCGTCGTTGA
- a CDS encoding sugar transferase, protein MAGRIAALRDAFGGTATGWPSPDDGDVSARSGRVVAVPGEERSSLHPEWMHRALNVTVAATAMVLLAPCVLVIALLIKLTSPGPVFYTQTRVGLDRRAFRGDRQKTRREEDLGGRVFTIYKFRSMRVDAEVPGEAVWASKNDPRITAIGELLRKTRLDELPQLWNVVRGEMNVVGPRPERPSIFLSLRTQVENYHLRQRVKPGITGWAQINQAYDSSIEDVKNKVALDLEYIAGRSLWMDLRIMASTPFVMIGRKGAH, encoded by the coding sequence ATGGCGGGTCGGATCGCAGCATTGCGCGACGCGTTCGGCGGGACGGCCACGGGCTGGCCGTCGCCGGACGATGGCGATGTCTCTGCGCGTTCCGGTCGGGTCGTGGCGGTGCCGGGCGAGGAGCGGAGCTCGCTGCACCCGGAATGGATGCACCGCGCCCTGAACGTGACCGTTGCGGCGACGGCGATGGTGCTGCTGGCCCCGTGTGTGCTCGTGATCGCGCTGCTGATCAAGCTCACCAGCCCCGGCCCCGTGTTCTACACGCAGACGCGTGTCGGGCTGGATCGTCGCGCCTTCCGCGGCGATCGCCAGAAGACGCGCCGCGAGGAGGACCTGGGCGGCCGGGTGTTCACGATCTACAAGTTCCGCTCGATGCGGGTCGATGCCGAGGTGCCGGGTGAGGCCGTCTGGGCATCGAAGAACGACCCGCGCATCACGGCGATCGGTGAGCTCCTCCGCAAGACCCGCCTCGACGAGCTGCCGCAGCTCTGGAACGTGGTGCGGGGGGAGATGAACGTGGTGGGCCCCCGCCCGGAGCGGCCGAGCATCTTCCTCTCGCTGCGCACGCAGGTGGAGAACTACCACCTGCGCCAGCGCGTGAAGCCCGGCATCACGGGCTGGGCGCAGATCAACCAGGCGTACGACAGCTCCATCGAGGACGTGAAGAACAAGGTCGCGCTCGACCTGGAGTACATCGCCGGTCGGTCGCTGTGGATGGATCTCAGGATCATGGCCAGCACGCCATTCGTCATGATCGGGCGCAAAGGCGCGCATTGA
- a CDS encoding response regulator → MFSTSAPAEASAKPPIIVVGVEQEWAARSLESVLGPRGFAVVRAYSGRQTLDLAEVAAPDVVLIDSRLPDMDGVDVCRALRQERRVGAHVPVVLTTSGPAPREFVRNAYLAGAWSVWEQPLDGELLVLRLLTWVDAKRVVDEAERVSLVDVDSGLYTYSGLHRRAREVMSDAARRHTPVSCIAVAPVMLRSATGTEEIPVPVRVANDIARMVAGTARGSDVVGRMGSAEFAIVAPMTELTGAVEMVERLRDRIATLPPVLADGRAARVALRAGLVTIADPGIELRDSSDLLVRASTALRYAQSSRAPGVRTFDEVPATFV, encoded by the coding sequence ATGTTCAGCACGTCTGCCCCAGCCGAAGCCTCCGCCAAACCCCCGATCATCGTCGTCGGGGTCGAGCAGGAGTGGGCAGCGCGGTCACTCGAGTCGGTGCTCGGTCCGCGCGGCTTCGCCGTCGTGCGCGCATACTCAGGCCGGCAGACACTCGACCTCGCGGAAGTCGCCGCGCCGGACGTGGTGCTGATCGATTCCCGACTCCCCGACATGGACGGCGTGGACGTCTGCCGAGCCCTGCGGCAGGAGCGGCGTGTCGGCGCCCACGTCCCGGTGGTGCTCACCACCTCCGGACCGGCCCCGCGCGAATTCGTGCGAAACGCCTACCTCGCCGGAGCCTGGAGCGTCTGGGAGCAGCCGCTCGACGGCGAACTGCTGGTGCTTCGCCTGCTCACGTGGGTGGATGCCAAGCGCGTGGTGGACGAAGCCGAACGGGTCAGCCTGGTGGACGTCGATTCCGGGCTGTACACGTACAGCGGCCTGCACCGACGCGCCCGTGAGGTGATGTCCGATGCGGCCCGGCGCCACACCCCGGTCTCCTGCATCGCCGTCGCGCCGGTGATGCTCCGCTCGGCCACCGGCACGGAGGAGATCCCGGTGCCGGTGCGCGTCGCGAACGACATCGCCCGGATGGTTGCCGGCACCGCGCGTGGCTCGGACGTGGTCGGTCGGATGGGTTCTGCCGAGTTCGCCATCGTGGCTCCCATGACGGAACTCACCGGTGCGGTGGAGATGGTCGAGCGCCTGCGCGACCGGATCGCCACCCTCCCGCCGGTCCTGGCCGACGGCCGCGCCGCACGCGTCGCGTTGCGCGCCGGCCTGGTGACCATCGCCGATCCGGGTATCGAGCTCCGCGACAGCAGCGATCTGCTGGTGCGGGCCTCCACCGCCCTCCGCTACGCGCAGTCGTCCCGCGCGCCGGGCGTTCGCACCTTCGACGAGGTCCCGGCAACGTTCGTCTGA
- a CDS encoding glycosyltransferase has translation MSAGWVVLLTCGGLLAWGWFGYPLLMLVLARLLPRRRTPPPPVPLPTVTVVVATRESRSAVSERVTNLLESDYPPALLNVVVCVDASVGAPLRAELGTLAGARVTVIDGDPGGGKASSVNAGVRSATGEVLVFTDTQQRFEPGAVMALVAALAADPRVTVVGGALYLPGDRPGARRSPVEWYWAAERALRSAEARLHSTIGVSGSIYAMWRRAWVPMRTGLILDDVFVPMQQVMDGHRVAYTLHARAWDARRTDAAGEKVRKVRTLTGNFQLVAWLPALLLPVRNPVWFQLVNHKLLRLASPWLAAGAAVSGAAVLAASASPAMLQAGFYSVAAGLGACLLPPVRRRVMPLVSWVISLNAALVKASLNGLRGQWDVW, from the coding sequence GTGAGTGCGGGCTGGGTGGTGCTGCTCACCTGCGGTGGATTGCTCGCCTGGGGATGGTTCGGGTATCCGCTGCTGATGCTGGTGCTGGCGCGGCTGCTGCCGCGCCGCCGCACGCCACCGCCGCCCGTTCCGCTCCCGACCGTGACGGTCGTGGTGGCCACGCGTGAGTCCCGCAGCGCTGTGTCCGAGCGCGTCACCAACCTGCTCGAGTCCGACTATCCGCCGGCGCTCCTGAACGTGGTCGTCTGTGTCGACGCCAGCGTGGGCGCCCCCCTGCGGGCGGAGCTGGGAACGCTTGCCGGTGCCCGCGTCACGGTGATCGACGGGGATCCGGGCGGCGGGAAGGCCTCCAGCGTGAATGCCGGCGTGCGTTCCGCCACCGGCGAGGTGCTGGTGTTCACCGACACCCAGCAGCGCTTCGAGCCGGGTGCCGTGATGGCGCTCGTGGCGGCGCTGGCCGCGGACCCGCGCGTGACCGTCGTGGGTGGTGCCCTCTACCTGCCCGGCGACCGTCCGGGCGCGCGCCGGTCACCGGTGGAGTGGTACTGGGCGGCGGAGCGAGCGCTCCGGTCAGCCGAGGCGCGCCTGCACTCCACGATCGGCGTCAGCGGCTCGATCTACGCCATGTGGCGCCGGGCCTGGGTGCCGATGCGCACCGGGCTGATCCTCGACGACGTCTTCGTGCCGATGCAGCAGGTCATGGACGGCCACCGGGTGGCCTACACCCTGCATGCCAGGGCGTGGGACGCACGCCGGACCGACGCGGCCGGCGAGAAGGTGCGGAAGGTGCGCACCCTCACGGGAAACTTCCAGTTGGTGGCCTGGCTGCCGGCCCTGTTGCTGCCGGTGCGCAATCCCGTTTGGTTTCAATTAGTAAATCATAAGCTTCTGCGCCTGGCCAGTCCGTGGCTGGCAGCAGGCGCTGCAGTCTCGGGTGCCGCGGTGCTTGCGGCATCAGCCAGCCCCGCGATGTTGCAGGCCGGCTTCTACTCTGTCGCCGCTGGCCTGGGCGCCTGCCTGCTGCCGCCCGTCCGGCGGCGGGTCATGCCGCTCGTCTCGTGGGTGATTTCCCTGAATGCAGCACTCGTGAAAGCCTCCCTGAACGGTCTGCGCGGGCAGTGGGACGTCTGGTGA